A region from the Variovorax sp. RKNM96 genome encodes:
- a CDS encoding efflux transporter outer membrane subunit, translated as MRLRVIAAAIAALLAAGCAVGPDYKTPETPLPVSWTLEAPWRQATPNDVADKGPWWKRFNDAQLDALQDKALAGSPTLTIANARLAQARANLDVSSASRFPQLGLGARASRLKISANRPLTNYATANSSTVQNDFALSLNASYELDLAGRVQRTVEGATASAEQSAADLANTRLVLTADVANNYFNLRSTDIELDVLSRSIGLQRRALELVTARHDLGAVSGLDVAQQQALLETTLTQVDVLKKQRAQYEHALATLTGTPAPTFTLPVDLREIRPPAVPLGVPSEILQRRPDVASAERSMAAANAQIGVATAAFYPSFIISPTVGVDSRLIESLFNGPSLLWSVGVSATQVLFDGGRVRANVDFAKAGYDATVGNYRRTVLTAMQEVEDGITGLSALDSATTQAQAAVAAARRVLDMATSRYEGGASTYLDVITAQQSLLTVERQAAQLQGQRLLTAVFLVKALGGDWEAPA; from the coding sequence GTGAGACTGCGGGTCATTGCCGCCGCCATCGCGGCATTGCTCGCCGCGGGCTGCGCGGTCGGGCCTGACTACAAGACGCCCGAGACCCCGCTGCCCGTCAGCTGGACGCTCGAAGCGCCCTGGCGCCAGGCCACGCCGAACGACGTGGCCGACAAGGGTCCGTGGTGGAAGCGCTTCAACGATGCGCAACTCGACGCGCTGCAGGACAAGGCCCTCGCCGGCAGCCCGACGCTGACCATCGCCAACGCCCGGCTCGCCCAGGCGCGTGCCAATCTCGATGTCAGCTCGGCCAGCCGGTTCCCGCAGCTGGGCCTCGGCGCCCGCGCCTCGCGCCTGAAGATTTCCGCCAACCGGCCGCTTACCAATTACGCGACCGCCAATTCCTCCACCGTGCAGAACGACTTTGCGCTGTCGCTCAACGCCAGCTACGAACTCGACCTGGCCGGCCGCGTGCAGCGCACGGTCGAAGGCGCGACGGCATCGGCCGAGCAGTCGGCCGCGGACCTTGCGAACACGCGGCTCGTGCTCACCGCCGACGTGGCGAACAACTACTTCAACCTGCGCTCGACCGACATCGAACTCGACGTGCTCTCGCGCTCCATCGGCCTGCAGCGCCGCGCGCTCGAGCTGGTCACGGCGCGGCACGACCTGGGCGCTGTCTCGGGCCTTGACGTGGCGCAGCAGCAGGCGCTGCTGGAAACCACGCTGACGCAGGTCGACGTGCTCAAGAAGCAGCGCGCGCAGTACGAGCACGCGCTCGCCACCCTCACCGGCACGCCGGCGCCGACCTTCACGCTGCCGGTGGACCTGCGCGAGATCCGCCCGCCCGCGGTGCCGCTCGGCGTGCCTTCCGAAATCCTCCAGCGCCGGCCCGACGTGGCTTCGGCCGAACGTTCGATGGCGGCCGCGAACGCGCAGATCGGCGTGGCCACCGCGGCCTTCTATCCGAGCTTCATCATCTCGCCGACCGTGGGCGTGGACAGCCGGCTGATCGAGTCGCTGTTCAACGGACCGAGCCTCCTGTGGTCGGTGGGCGTGTCGGCCACGCAGGTGCTGTTCGATGGCGGGCGTGTGCGCGCGAACGTCGATTTCGCCAAGGCCGGCTACGACGCGACCGTGGGCAACTACCGCCGGACGGTGCTCACCGCGATGCAGGAGGTGGAAGACGGCATCACCGGCCTCTCCGCGCTCGACAGCGCCACCACGCAGGCGCAGGCCGCCGTCGCCGCCGCGCGCCGCGTGCTCGACATGGCGACCAGCCGCTACGAAGGCGGCGCATCGACGTACCTCGATGTGATCACCGCGCAGCAGTCGCTGCTGACGGTCGAGCGGCAGGCCGCGCAGCTGCAGGGACAGCGCCTCTTGACTGCGGTGTTTCTCGTGAAGGCACTGGGCGGCGACTGGGAAGCGCCGGCCTGA
- a CDS encoding efflux RND transporter periplasmic adaptor subunit, with amino-acid sequence MTEQRHSALAIHPIAVEEGEGELLRRRQIVKRTRWLVVIVLVLLALGAARTVFVRIANARALEAGTAERAKLYVQTALPRTPTAGQTLALPGTLQGFVQSPISARASGYLKRWTKDIGSRVEKGELLAEIETPEIDQQLSQAVAARAQAASGLSLAQSTAERWENLRKKDVVSQQDLDERRSAVAQAISNVAAADANMQRLKQTEGFKRVVAPFAGVITRRNVDVGDLIDAGAGGGAGRALFMLAQTDPLRVYINVPQAYAQLVKAGQPVVVTQAELRGQTFKGEVARTSGAIDATTRMMQVEVSLPNRDGALLPGAYVQVSLPLAAARTITVPANALLFRAEGTRIAVVDAQGRIALRAVTLGRNYGENVEVIDGLGNNDRMVLNPSDSLAEGDVVTVAPDEPAPAAKAPAKKEPA; translated from the coding sequence ATGACGGAGCAACGCCACTCGGCATTGGCCATCCACCCCATCGCCGTCGAAGAGGGCGAAGGCGAACTGCTGCGCCGCCGGCAGATCGTGAAGCGCACGCGCTGGCTCGTCGTGATCGTGCTCGTGCTGCTGGCGCTCGGTGCGGCACGCACGGTGTTCGTGCGCATCGCCAATGCGCGTGCGCTCGAAGCCGGCACCGCGGAGCGCGCCAAGCTCTATGTGCAGACGGCCCTTCCACGCACGCCCACCGCCGGCCAGACGCTGGCGCTGCCCGGCACGCTGCAGGGCTTCGTGCAATCGCCGATCTCGGCGCGCGCGAGCGGGTATCTGAAGCGCTGGACCAAGGACATCGGCAGCCGGGTCGAAAAGGGCGAATTGCTCGCGGAAATCGAAACACCGGAAATCGACCAGCAGCTCTCGCAAGCCGTGGCCGCACGCGCGCAAGCCGCCTCGGGCCTCTCGCTCGCACAAAGCACGGCCGAGCGCTGGGAGAACCTGCGCAAGAAGGACGTGGTCTCGCAGCAGGACCTGGACGAACGCCGCAGCGCCGTCGCGCAGGCCATCTCGAACGTGGCCGCCGCCGATGCCAACATGCAGCGCCTGAAGCAGACCGAAGGCTTTAAGCGCGTCGTCGCGCCGTTCGCGGGCGTCATCACGCGCCGCAACGTCGACGTGGGCGACCTGATCGACGCGGGCGCGGGCGGCGGCGCCGGGCGCGCGCTCTTCATGCTGGCGCAGACCGATCCGCTGCGCGTGTACATCAACGTGCCGCAGGCCTACGCGCAACTCGTGAAGGCCGGCCAGCCTGTGGTGGTGACGCAGGCCGAGCTGCGCGGACAGACCTTCAAGGGCGAAGTGGCGCGCACCTCGGGCGCCATCGACGCGACCACGCGGATGATGCAGGTCGAGGTGTCGCTGCCCAACCGCGACGGCGCGCTGCTGCCGGGCGCCTACGTGCAGGTGTCGCTGCCGCTGGCCGCGGCCCGCACGATCACGGTGCCGGCCAATGCGCTGTTGTTCCGCGCCGAAGGCACGCGCATCGCGGTGGTCGATGCGCAGGGCCGCATCGCGCTGCGCGCGGTGACGCTGGGCCGCAACTACGGCGAGAACGTCGAGGTGATCGACGGCTTGGGCAACAACGACCGCATGGTGCTCAATCCCTCCGACTCGCTGGCCGAAGGCGACGTGGTGACGGTGGCGCCGGACGAACCCGCTCCAGCGGCGAAGGCGCCCGCGAAGAAGGAACCGGCGTGA
- a CDS encoding efflux RND transporter permease subunit, which produces MSMVQLALRRPYTFIVMAMLIVLATPFVLARMATDIFPEINIPVVSVIWNYTGLPAQEMGQRISGQVERGLTTTVSDIEHIESQSLAGVSIIKVFFQPTANIEMAISQVVASMQAQVRQLPPGITPPLVIKYSASSVPVIQLALSSPTRSENSLFDSTVNQLRPQLITVPGAAIPFPYGGKNRLISVDLDTQAMQARGLTPADVVNAVNTQNLILPSGTAKFGATEYSVRMNGSPDAIAGLNDLPVRTVNGATTYLRDVAFVRDGFSPQTNIVRQDGVRGVLLSVLKNGGASTLDIVANIRGMLPIATQSMPQDIKVTPLFDQSVFVKAAVKGVVFEAILAAALTAAMVLLFLGNWRSTLIIGLTIPLSILASILVLYSLGETLNLMTLGGLALSVGILVDQAIVTIENIERHLHMGTPLKEAIEVGAGEIGSAAFVSTLCICIVFVPMFFLSGVARFLFVPLAEAVVFAMLASYLLSRTLVPTLVMLLMGGVHAQPAEGDAPRKPSALQRVYQAFDRRFERVRRAYTLLLSVVLSKRGGFIGLFLGFCLLSCLLYPVLGRDFFPTVDAGQIRLHVRAPTGTRIEETARLTDQVEVAIRELVPADQLETILDNLGIPNSGINLSYSNAGTIGTFDAELLLSLKEGHRPTEHFVSVLRAELPKRFPGIEFFFQPADIVTQILNFGLPAAIDVQFSGNDTAGNAARAAELTKAIKQIPGAVDAHVHQRLDGPSLNLQMDRTRLQQYGLTAANVGQNVLIALSGSSQTAPAFWLNPVNGVVYSIAVQTPQYNVDSLDSLLNIPVGTGGAAAAGGASQQLLGNLVEAQASRQPAIQSRYNIAPVIDVYVSVQGTDLASVASKVQVLVDEMRPKLSRGSQVTIRGQVQTMQSSFIGLGVGLVMAIVLVYLLIVVTFQSWLDAAIIITALPAALAGIAWMLFITGTTLSVPALTGAIMTMGVATANSILLVSFARERLQAGIPPLSAALEGGATRVRPVLMTALAMIIGMIPMALGLGEGAEQNAPLGRAVIGGLLFATVSTLFFVPAVFAGVHSRLAHRKAAREEAGHSAHTPAGPAPQEN; this is translated from the coding sequence CTGTCCATGGTCCAGCTCGCGTTGCGTCGCCCTTACACCTTCATCGTCATGGCGATGCTGATCGTGCTGGCCACGCCTTTTGTCCTGGCGCGCATGGCCACCGACATCTTTCCGGAAATCAACATCCCGGTGGTCAGCGTCATCTGGAATTACACCGGCCTGCCGGCCCAGGAGATGGGCCAGCGCATCTCGGGCCAGGTGGAGCGGGGCCTGACCACCACGGTGAGCGACATCGAGCACATCGAGTCGCAGTCGCTCGCGGGCGTGTCGATCATCAAGGTGTTCTTCCAGCCCACCGCCAACATCGAGATGGCGATCTCGCAGGTGGTGGCCTCCATGCAGGCGCAGGTGCGGCAGCTGCCGCCGGGCATCACGCCGCCGCTGGTCATCAAGTACTCCGCCTCGAGCGTGCCGGTGATCCAGCTCGCGCTCTCCAGCCCCACGCGTTCTGAAAACTCGCTCTTCGACTCGACCGTCAACCAGCTGCGCCCGCAGCTCATCACCGTGCCGGGCGCGGCGATTCCCTTTCCCTACGGCGGCAAGAACCGGCTGATCTCGGTCGACCTGGACACCCAGGCGATGCAGGCGCGCGGCCTCACGCCGGCCGACGTGGTGAACGCGGTCAACACGCAGAACCTGATCCTGCCCTCGGGCACCGCCAAGTTCGGCGCCACCGAATACAGCGTGCGCATGAACGGCTCGCCCGACGCCATCGCGGGCCTGAACGACCTGCCGGTGCGCACCGTGAACGGCGCCACCACCTACCTGCGCGACGTGGCCTTCGTGCGCGACGGCTTCTCGCCGCAGACCAACATCGTGCGCCAAGACGGGGTGCGCGGCGTGCTGCTGTCGGTGCTCAAGAACGGCGGTGCCTCTACGCTGGACATCGTGGCGAACATCCGCGGCATGTTGCCGATCGCCACCCAGTCGATGCCGCAGGACATCAAGGTCACGCCGCTCTTCGACCAGTCGGTGTTCGTGAAGGCGGCCGTCAAGGGCGTGGTGTTCGAGGCCATCCTCGCGGCTGCGCTCACGGCGGCGATGGTGCTGCTGTTCCTGGGCAACTGGCGCAGCACGCTGATCATCGGCCTCACGATTCCGCTGTCGATCCTGGCGTCGATCCTGGTGCTGTATTCGCTCGGCGAAACGCTCAACCTCATGACGCTGGGGGGCCTGGCGCTCTCGGTGGGCATCCTGGTGGACCAGGCGATCGTGACCATCGAGAACATTGAGCGCCACCTGCACATGGGCACGCCGCTGAAGGAAGCCATCGAGGTCGGCGCGGGCGAGATCGGCAGCGCCGCCTTCGTCTCCACGCTGTGCATCTGCATCGTGTTCGTGCCGATGTTCTTTCTCTCGGGCGTGGCGCGCTTCCTGTTCGTGCCGCTGGCCGAGGCGGTGGTGTTCGCGATGCTGGCCTCCTACCTGCTCTCGCGCACGCTGGTGCCCACGCTGGTGATGCTGCTGATGGGCGGCGTGCATGCGCAGCCGGCCGAAGGTGACGCCCCCAGGAAGCCCAGCGCGCTGCAGCGCGTCTACCAGGCCTTCGACCGCCGCTTCGAGCGTGTGCGCCGCGCGTACACATTGCTGCTGTCGGTGGTGCTGTCCAAACGTGGCGGCTTCATCGGCCTGTTCCTCGGCTTCTGTCTTCTTTCCTGCCTGCTGTACCCGGTGCTGGGCCGCGACTTCTTCCCGACCGTGGATGCCGGCCAGATCCGCCTGCACGTGCGCGCGCCCACCGGCACCCGCATCGAGGAGACCGCGCGCCTCACCGACCAGGTGGAAGTGGCCATCCGCGAACTGGTGCCGGCCGACCAGCTCGAGACCATCCTCGACAACCTGGGCATTCCCAACAGCGGCATCAACCTCTCGTACAGCAACGCCGGCACCATCGGCACCTTCGACGCCGAGCTGCTGCTCTCGCTGAAGGAAGGCCACCGGCCCACCGAGCACTTCGTCTCGGTGCTGCGCGCGGAGCTCCCCAAGCGCTTTCCGGGCATCGAGTTCTTCTTCCAGCCGGCGGACATCGTCACGCAGATCCTGAACTTCGGCCTGCCCGCGGCCATCGACGTGCAGTTCAGCGGCAACGACACGGCCGGCAACGCGGCGCGCGCGGCCGAACTCACCAAGGCGATCAAGCAGATTCCCGGGGCGGTCGATGCGCACGTGCACCAGCGGCTCGATGGCCCCAGCCTCAACCTGCAGATGGACCGCACGCGGCTGCAGCAGTACGGGCTCACGGCCGCCAACGTCGGGCAGAACGTGCTGATCGCGCTCTCGGGCAGTTCGCAGACGGCGCCGGCCTTCTGGCTCAATCCGGTGAACGGCGTGGTCTACAGCATCGCGGTGCAGACGCCGCAGTACAACGTCGACTCGCTCGATTCGCTGCTCAACATCCCGGTGGGCACGGGCGGCGCGGCGGCCGCGGGCGGGGCCTCGCAGCAGCTGCTGGGCAACCTGGTCGAGGCGCAGGCGTCGCGCCAGCCGGCGATCCAGTCGCGCTACAACATCGCGCCGGTGATCGACGTCTACGTGAGCGTGCAGGGCACCGACCTAGCGAGTGTCGCGTCCAAGGTGCAGGTGCTGGTCGACGAGATGCGGCCCAAGCTCTCGCGCGGCAGCCAGGTCACCATCCGCGGGCAGGTGCAGACGATGCAGTCGTCGTTCATCGGCCTGGGCGTGGGGCTGGTGATGGCGATCGTGTTGGTGTACCTGCTGATCGTGGTCACCTTCCAGTCGTGGCTCGATGCAGCGATCATCATCACCGCCCTGCCCGCCGCGCTCGCGGGCATCGCGTGGATGCTCTTCATCACCGGCACCACGCTGAGCGTGCCCGCGCTCACAGGCGCGATCATGACCATGGGGGTGGCCACCGCCAACTCCATCCTGCTGGTGTCGTTCGCACGCGAGCGGCTGCAGGCCGGCATTCCGCCGCTCTCGGCCGCGCTCGAAGGCGGCGCCACCCGCGTCCGGCCGGTGCTGATGACGGCGCTGGCCATGATCATCGGCATGATCCCGATGGCGCTGGGCCTGGGCGAAGGCGCCGAGCAGAACGCGCCGCTGGGCCGTGCGGTCATCGGTGGCCTGCTTTTTGCCACGGTGTCGACATTGTTTTTCGTACCCGCCGTGTTCGCGGGGGTGCACAGTCGGCTTGCGCATCGCAAGGCGGCACGCGAAGAAGCCGGGCATTCGGCGCACACGCCAGCGGGCCCTGCGCCCCAGGAGAACTGA
- a CDS encoding TetR/AcrR family transcriptional regulator, whose product MPKDITSKPPRAARSEKSERRIESLLAVAKEVFAEKGFERATTLEIAQRLGVSEATVFTYFGSKRELCLEVIRRWYDQISGEVERELPQLNGLRAQLAFVVRKHLVNLMGEGAGICALVLSEGRTADAAFGGVIADLKRRYTAPFMHALAAAREAGELREGVPLRLLRDMVFGAMEHVLWDYVVSGKKPDIEETASQLTELLWSAFVPVDASLHALSQFRAEVGNALRRLDAPPSSASPSSTPRKASS is encoded by the coding sequence ATGCCCAAGGACATCACCTCGAAACCGCCGCGTGCCGCGCGCAGCGAAAAATCCGAGCGCCGCATCGAGAGCCTGCTCGCAGTAGCCAAGGAAGTCTTCGCCGAGAAGGGTTTCGAGCGCGCCACCACGCTGGAGATCGCCCAGCGCCTGGGCGTCTCCGAGGCCACCGTGTTCACCTACTTCGGCAGCAAGCGCGAGTTGTGCCTGGAGGTCATTCGCCGCTGGTACGACCAGATCTCCGGCGAGGTCGAGCGGGAGCTGCCGCAGCTCAATGGCCTGCGCGCACAACTCGCCTTCGTCGTGCGCAAGCACCTGGTCAACCTGATGGGCGAAGGCGCCGGCATCTGCGCGCTGGTGCTGAGCGAAGGGCGCACGGCCGACGCGGCTTTCGGCGGTGTCATCGCCGACCTCAAGCGCCGATACACCGCACCCTTCATGCATGCGCTGGCCGCTGCGCGCGAAGCCGGCGAGCTGCGCGAGGGCGTGCCGCTGCGGTTGCTGCGCGACATGGTCTTCGGTGCCATGGAGCACGTGCTCTGGGACTATGTCGTCTCCGGAAAGAAGCCCGACATCGAGGAGACCGCATCGCAGCTCACCGAACTGCTGTGGAGCGCCTTCGTGCCCGTCGATGCGTCGCTGCACGCGCTCTCGCAGTTCCGCGCCGAAGTGGGGAATGCGCTGCGGCGGCTCGATGCGCCCCCTTCATCTGCTTCACCGTCTTCCACGCCTCGCAAAGCCTCTTCATGA
- a CDS encoding DUF2000 domain-containing protein — translation MNDSVPSSVPSTAPALPERCVIVVDNTLPAGLAANAAAVVALTVGQRHPGLVGAPLIDASGGVHPGLIPIGIAVLGASQEELAAVRHKAMETTECDVVDFPVQGQQTTNYAAFGEAVAAVPEQALRYVAVALVGERKPLGKVVSKLGLLG, via the coding sequence ATGAACGACTCCGTGCCTTCTTCCGTCCCTTCCACTGCGCCCGCGCTGCCCGAACGCTGCGTGATCGTCGTCGACAACACGTTGCCCGCGGGGCTCGCGGCCAATGCGGCAGCCGTGGTGGCGCTCACCGTGGGCCAGCGCCATCCGGGGCTGGTCGGTGCGCCACTGATCGACGCGTCGGGCGGCGTGCATCCCGGCCTCATTCCGATCGGCATCGCCGTGCTCGGCGCGAGCCAGGAGGAACTGGCCGCAGTGCGCCACAAGGCGATGGAGACCACCGAATGCGACGTGGTCGACTTTCCGGTGCAGGGCCAGCAGACCACCAACTACGCGGCCTTCGGCGAAGCCGTGGCTGCCGTGCCGGAACAGGCGCTTCGCTATGTGGCGGTGGCGCTCGTCGGCGAGCGCAAGCCGCTGGGCAAGGTGGTGTCGAAGCTCGGGTTGCTGGGCTAG
- a CDS encoding GNAT family N-acetyltransferase, with the protein MPAAGYPSHLVEDWHLADGTPVRIRPIHADDLPMHTAFVAGLSNETGYRRLLSPRKPQPDELWRMTHIDYERELALIATTIVDGAQQQMGVVRYVRGDTPETAHVAEFAVVIGDAWQHRGVAMKLMRKLIDAATEAGVKQLADITLYDNVGMLALARKLGFRVQRDPGNPNVTRLRLALDAPSRS; encoded by the coding sequence ATGCCGGCCGCCGGCTACCCCAGTCACCTTGTCGAAGACTGGCACCTCGCCGACGGCACGCCGGTGCGCATCCGCCCGATCCACGCCGACGACCTGCCGATGCACACGGCATTCGTCGCGGGCCTGTCGAACGAAACGGGTTACCGCCGCCTGCTCTCGCCGCGCAAGCCCCAGCCCGACGAGCTCTGGCGCATGACCCACATCGACTACGAGCGCGAACTCGCGCTCATCGCGACCACCATCGTCGACGGCGCGCAGCAGCAGATGGGCGTGGTGCGCTATGTGCGCGGCGACACGCCCGAGACGGCCCACGTCGCCGAGTTCGCCGTCGTGATCGGCGATGCGTGGCAGCACCGCGGTGTCGCGATGAAGCTCATGCGCAAGCTGATCGATGCGGCCACCGAGGCCGGCGTGAAGCAGCTGGCGGACATCACGCTCTACGACAACGTCGGCATGCTGGCGCTGGCGCGCAAGCTGGGGTTCAGGGTGCAGCGCGATCCGGGCAATCCCAACGTCACGCGGCTGCGGCTGGCGCTCGATGCGCCCTCGCGCTCCTAG
- the gnd gene encoding decarboxylating NADP(+)-dependent phosphogluconate dehydrogenase — protein sequence MSKKSDFGLIGLAVMGQNLVLNVESRGFQVSVYNRTEATTEAFIAANPGKKLVGAKTLEEFVQSLEKPRKIQIMVKAGAPVDQVIEQLIPLLDKDDIVIDGGNSLYTDTERRDAYLSSKGLRFIGAGVSGGEEGARKGPSIMPGGPLSTWEVMKPIFESIAAKVDGEPCVIHIGPGGAGHYVKMVHNGIEYGDMQLICEAYSLFKAAGFTTDEMAAIFNEWNDGELQSYLIQITAKALEQKDPETGKPIVDVILDKAGQKGTGQWTLINAAENAVVISTINAAVEARVLSSQKKARVAASKVLQGPKIELSLEKKALVAKVHDALYASKVISYTQGFDLIKTMGDKKDWKLDLGRIAAIWRGGCIIRARFLNRITDAFRTDAALANLMLDPFFKDLLNRTQQNWREVVALAVSNGIPVPAFSASLAYYDSYRTERLPANLLQAQRDFFGAHTYERVDKPEGQFFHTDWPEVIG from the coding sequence ATGAGCAAGAAAAGCGATTTCGGACTGATCGGCCTGGCCGTCATGGGCCAGAACCTCGTGCTGAACGTGGAAAGCCGCGGCTTCCAGGTCAGCGTCTACAACCGCACCGAGGCCACCACCGAAGCCTTCATCGCCGCGAACCCGGGCAAGAAGCTGGTCGGCGCCAAGACGCTCGAAGAGTTCGTCCAGAGCCTCGAGAAGCCCCGCAAGATCCAGATCATGGTCAAGGCCGGCGCGCCGGTGGACCAGGTGATCGAACAACTCATTCCGCTGCTCGACAAGGACGACATCGTCATCGACGGCGGCAACAGCCTCTACACCGACACCGAGCGCCGCGATGCGTACCTCTCGAGCAAGGGCCTGCGCTTCATCGGCGCGGGTGTCTCGGGCGGCGAGGAAGGCGCGCGCAAGGGGCCGTCGATCATGCCGGGCGGCCCGCTCTCCACCTGGGAGGTGATGAAGCCGATCTTCGAGAGCATCGCGGCCAAGGTGGACGGCGAGCCCTGCGTGATCCACATCGGCCCCGGCGGCGCGGGCCACTACGTGAAGATGGTGCACAACGGCATCGAGTACGGCGACATGCAGCTCATCTGCGAGGCCTACAGCCTGTTCAAGGCCGCAGGCTTCACCACCGACGAGATGGCCGCGATCTTCAACGAATGGAACGACGGCGAGCTGCAGAGCTACCTGATCCAGATCACCGCGAAGGCGCTCGAGCAGAAGGACCCGGAGACCGGCAAGCCGATCGTCGATGTGATCCTCGACAAGGCCGGCCAGAAGGGCACGGGCCAGTGGACGCTGATCAACGCGGCCGAAAACGCGGTGGTCATCAGCACCATCAACGCCGCCGTCGAGGCGCGGGTGCTGTCGTCGCAGAAGAAGGCGCGCGTGGCGGCCAGCAAGGTGCTGCAGGGGCCGAAGATCGAACTGTCGCTGGAGAAGAAGGCGCTGGTGGCCAAGGTGCACGATGCGCTCTATGCCTCGAAGGTCATCAGCTACACGCAGGGCTTCGACCTCATCAAGACGATGGGCGACAAGAAGGACTGGAAGCTCGACCTGGGCCGTATCGCGGCGATCTGGCGCGGCGGCTGCATCATCCGTGCGCGCTTCCTGAACCGCATCACCGACGCCTTCCGCACCGACGCGGCGCTGGCCAACCTGATGCTCGATCCGTTCTTCAAGGACCTCTTGAACCGCACGCAGCAGAACTGGCGCGAAGTGGTGGCGCTGGCGGTGAGCAACGGCATTCCGGTGCCGGCGTTCAGCGCGTCGCTCGCCTACTACGACAGCTACCGCACGGAGCGGCTGCCGGCGAACCTCTTGCAGGCGCAGCGCGACTTCTTCGGTGCGCACACCTACGAGCGCGTGGACAAACCCGAAGGCCAGTTCTTCCATACAGACTGGCCTGAAGTCATCGGCTGA
- a CDS encoding helix-turn-helix domain-containing protein codes for MTPAAASAPAAIHAWSTDTVPPPQRLDYWIGAICEGFLEMDVTSTEAGAFGATLESAPLGPIGVNRVRGTAQDVYRTRRAIAHSRSNYYYLLCKTDSPWVAVQEERSARMLPGDVVLVDSRRCYAFHLLQSADTLSLELPTAWVESWLPDAGDLVARRIDGHSGWGGVLSGFAQQLTPEVAAKPPLPAALLTDQLGGLLSLAFGQAPAASDQGCRAALRQRVLDATRERHAEPGLTAAGVARELGISERSLHRCLADGATTFATALTGFRMQVAQRMLADARFDRLSVAEIGFRVGLSDASHFVRQCRRHLGRTPGELRRLR; via the coding sequence ATGACTCCCGCCGCCGCTTCCGCGCCCGCCGCCATCCACGCCTGGTCGACCGACACCGTGCCGCCGCCGCAGCGGCTGGACTACTGGATCGGCGCGATCTGCGAGGGTTTTCTCGAAATGGACGTGACCAGCACGGAGGCCGGCGCGTTCGGTGCCACGCTCGAATCCGCGCCGCTCGGCCCCATCGGCGTGAACCGGGTACGCGGCACCGCGCAGGACGTCTACCGCACGCGCCGCGCCATCGCCCACAGCCGCAGCAACTACTACTACCTGCTCTGCAAGACCGATTCGCCCTGGGTGGCCGTGCAGGAGGAACGCTCCGCGCGCATGCTGCCCGGCGACGTGGTGCTGGTCGATTCGCGCCGCTGCTATGCGTTTCACCTGCTGCAATCGGCCGACACCCTCTCGCTCGAGCTGCCGACCGCATGGGTCGAGTCGTGGCTGCCCGATGCCGGCGACCTCGTGGCGCGCCGCATCGACGGGCACAGCGGCTGGGGCGGCGTGCTCAGCGGCTTCGCGCAGCAACTGACGCCCGAGGTGGCCGCGAAGCCACCGCTGCCCGCGGCGCTGCTGACCGACCAGTTGGGCGGGCTGCTCTCGCTGGCGTTCGGACAGGCGCCCGCGGCGTCCGACCAGGGCTGCCGCGCCGCGTTGCGCCAGCGCGTGCTCGACGCCACCCGCGAGCGCCATGCCGAGCCGGGCCTCACGGCCGCGGGCGTGGCGCGCGAACTGGGCATTTCGGAGCGTAGCCTGCACCGCTGTCTCGCCGACGGCGCGACCACCTTCGCCACCGCCCTGACGGGCTTTCGCATGCAGGTGGCGCAGCGCATGCTGGCCGATGCGCGCTTCGACCGGTTGAGCGTCGCGGAGATCGGGTTCCGCGTGGGGCTGAGCGACGCCTCGCACTTCGTGCGGCAGTGTCGAAGACATTTGGGGCGCACACCCGGAGAACTGCGGCGCTTGCGCTGA
- a CDS encoding alpha/beta hydrolase, with translation MSDTYVLVHGAWHTGAEIEAVADHLRKAGHTVHCPTLAGNRPGDDRATTGLEDAIASAVRYIEEKDLTEVRLAGHSYGGMVISGVADRIAHRLKRLVYINAFVPLDGESLNDMVPPHYVTMFDAIAGANGNAVTLPFEIWREAFINDADLALAQSAYEKLNPHAYRTFTDKIQLKQPLAALALGKSYVNCQQDTALPHSLPWHPRLSERLGLFRLVECPGSHEMFFSNPARLAQAILEAGRD, from the coding sequence ATGTCCGACACCTACGTTCTCGTCCACGGCGCCTGGCACACCGGCGCGGAAATCGAAGCGGTGGCCGACCACCTGCGCAAAGCCGGTCACACGGTGCATTGCCCGACACTGGCCGGCAACCGGCCCGGCGACGACCGCGCGACCACCGGCCTGGAGGATGCGATCGCCTCGGCCGTGCGCTACATCGAGGAGAAAGACCTGACCGAGGTGCGCCTGGCGGGCCATAGCTACGGCGGCATGGTGATCTCGGGCGTGGCGGACCGCATCGCGCACCGGTTGAAGCGGCTGGTCTATATCAATGCCTTCGTGCCGCTCGATGGCGAATCGCTCAACGACATGGTGCCGCCGCACTACGTGACGATGTTCGACGCCATCGCTGGCGCCAACGGCAACGCCGTGACCCTGCCTTTCGAGATCTGGCGCGAGGCCTTCATCAACGACGCCGACCTTGCGCTCGCGCAGTCGGCCTACGAAAAGCTGAACCCGCACGCGTACCGCACCTTCACCGACAAGATCCAGCTGAAGCAGCCGTTGGCTGCTCTTGCGCTCGGCAAGTCCTACGTCAACTGCCAGCAGGACACCGCGCTGCCGCACAGCCTGCCGTGGCATCCGCGCCTGTCGGAGCGGCTGGGGCTTTTCAGACTGGTGGAATGCCCCGGCAGCCACGAGATGTTCTTCTCGAACCCCGCGCGGCTGGCGCAGGCGATCCTGGAAGCCGGGCGCGACTGA